GGAGTCTAAAGAGGATTACATTGTGAGCAAACAATCAGCCATCAGCTTAAATCAAATCCTTTATGGCCCACCAGGTACTGGTAAAACTTACCACACCATTAACGAAGCGTTGGCAATTGTAGATCCAGAATCGTTGCAGGGTAATTTGTCTAGAGCCGAATTGAAATCTAAATTTGACCTATTTGTGTTATCAGGACAGATCGTTTTTACAACTTTTCATCAAAGCTTTAGCTATGAAGATTTTGTTGAGGGATTGAGGGCAGAATCTGAAAATGGCCAGTTAAATTATAAGGTCGAGTCTGGGATTTTTAAACAGATATGTGAACGTGCCAATGAAGGCGTAACCGAGACCGATGATCCTTTTGATCAAGCGCTAACTATTTTTACAGATGCTTTAGCCAGTCACGATGGCTTAATGACATTAAAGACGATTACAGGAAAAGAATTTGAGGTGGAGTATAGTGGTGGAAGCACGCTATTAGTTTATCCCAAAAGCAATAAATTACTAAAACAGGGCTATTCTGCCAGTCTGACTCTTGTAAGACAGTTATATCGAACAGGCAGTAAGAAAGGGATATATAATCCATCTTATGTTGATGGTGTTCTTCGTTATTTAAAAAGCGATTGTGGTTTAAAAAATTATCTATCTCAATCACCCCATTCACCCGTTAAGCCGTTCGTACTTATTATTGATGAAATTAATCGTGGCAATATTTCAAACATTTTCGGTGAGTTGATTACGCTGATTGAACGAAGTAAGCGTGCTGGTGGTATTGAGTCGCTGACAGTCAAATTACCTTACTCGAAAGAACCGTTTTCCGTTCCTTCTAATCTGCATATTATTGGCACTATGAATACTGCGGATAAATCATTGGCTCAAGTGGATATTGCGCTGCGTCGTCGTTTTGAATTTGTAGAAATGATGCCTAAACATGAGTTGCTTGAAGGTATTGTGATCGATGGCATTGATGTTGCGAAGATGCTTAAAACCATCAATCAGCGCATTGAGCTGCTATATGACCGTGAACATACTATTGGTCATAGCTTCTTTTTACCGTTAAAAGATGATAAATCCATTGGACGTTTGGCACGTATCTTTGAGCTAGAAATATTACCTTTGCTAGAGGAGTACTTCTTCGAAGATTGGGAGCGTGTTGGCCAAGTGCTTGGGGATCATTTTAAGAAGGCTAATCCAGAGTTAAAGTTTATTAAAGAGAAGTTTACTGGTACTGATACTGAACCTTCAGTATCAGAGCTGATGGGGAAAGACTGGGCGCAAGATGGTATTCGCCCATATAAGCGCAATATTGCTGTATTTACGAACTCAGAAGCGTACATAGGTATTTATGACTCGCCTCAAAAGTAGTGATGTTACCGTTAGAGAGTTTGCTCTTTTAACTAATGAGGGTGATGACAGGAGTATTGATTGTCACTCAATACCCAAGTCTGCGTTTGAGTGGCTGCTTGCTAATGGAGTAAGCAGTGGTGAAAAGCAGCGGGAGCTAGTTAAGGTTAAACGTTACGGTAAATCAATTGCGTTGCAGGTAGTTAACTTTGTTGGTGTGCTTGAAACGCCATGTAGAACTCGCATAGAGATTTTACCTAAGACAACGACAGATGAATGCAATCCTGAAATAGCGCGTAAAATTTTGCTTAAAATGCTGGCTAGCGTAGATAAACTTAAATTAGAGGATTTTCAACAGTCACATTTACAGTTATTAAAACAACCTCTCTATGAAGTGTTGATTGCTTACTTTTTAAAGTCTGTCGCTAAGTTGGTAAAGCAAGGTATAAGAAGTGAGTACCAGCGTATAGAACGCGAGTCCTCATTTTTAAAAGGCCAGTTACTTGTTGCTAAGCAACTAAGACAGCGACCAGGGCGTCAGCATTACTTTCAAGTATCTCACGACATATATCACGCTAATCGCGCAGAAAACCGTTTATTACACTCATCTTTGAAACAAGTTTTTAAGTGGGCCAGAACGAGTACAAATCAACGTCTAGCAAGAGAATTACTATTGGTATTTAGCGACATTAAAGAGTCTGCAGATTTTGTTCATGACTTTAGGCTTTGGACAGATAACAGAAGCCTTGCACATTATCGGCCCCTTAAACCATGGTGCGAGCTTATTTTGAGCTATCAATCACCAGTGGCTATGGTTGGAAATAATAATGGTTTATCTTTTTTATTTCCGATGGAACAATTGTTTGAACGCTATGTAGCCAAGCAGCTAAAACGTCAGTTACCTACACATTTAAAGTTAAGAGAGCAGGTGTCTAGCCACTGCTTAACCCACCATAACGGCAATGATTGGTTTAGGCTAAAACCTGACATTGTGGTTTATGATAAATCAAAAGTGGTTACTGTGATGGATACCAAGTGGAAGCTTCTTGATGCTTCACTTAATACGACAAAGCATAAGTACAACTTGAGTCAGTCAGATTTGTACCAGTTGTTTGCTTACGGTGAAAAATACCTGCAAGGCAAAGGTGAGCTTTATTTGATTTATCCCAAACATATTGGCTTTATTGAACCTCTGGCAAACTTCGAATTTAAACCAGGGTTAAGGCTGAATGTGGTGCCTTATGATCTTGAAACTGACCTTTGTTATTTGCCTGAGTTTGATTTGAGTTATTCACTCCCAAATAAGGCCTGTTAAACAGCTTTAAATATTTAGAGAGGATAATTATCCATGGTTGGATTAGGTGATATAGAAGCCCATGGCAAAGTGAGTGTTGTTTATGTTGTTTATGTTGTTAAGGTAAATTAAAAATGGATGTTAAAGCTCAAATGGATTTTGCTAATTATGCTCGATTACAAAACGAAGTAACTACCAAAAATGTAAAACCAAATTATCACAAATACAATACCGAAGGCAGAAGGCTTACGGATTATGATGACAAGGATTCATTGAAAAAAGCGTTACGGTGCTTTGAAAAGGCTTTGGCGTTAGCATCTAAAAATGAATATACCAGAGCTTCTGCATACCATGAGTTAGGGGTGTTTTATTTTACTCACTTTGCTCACCTACTTGGTGCGCCACAATCAAATTTGAATAAAGCGGTTTCATTCTTTTCTCGTGCAATTGAAAGCAAGCAACGACAACAATTTCCAGATAAACATGCATCAAGTTTGTCGCAGTTAGGGGCAACATATCGAAGGGCAGCCAATGAGCATTTATTTCCCTTAAGTCGGCAGGATTGTCTATCAAAGTCTCAGCAGCTGCACGAGGCGGCGTTAAGAGTGTTAGATGGCGATATTCCTATTTTTATTCGTTTAAACAGCCAATCCATCATATCTTTTAATTTAGCTGCTACTCTGCTCGACGCTAACAAAATTGTTGAAGCTTGCGATGCTCAAGCGAAAGCGTTTCAGTGTTTTATTGATGCTATTGAGTGGGCTCAGTCTAATTTTCCTAACAAAGGTTTAGAGGGCTATATGTCCTTGAAACCAGATCAAATATTGCCTCTTACTGTTGCTCGATTGAGCCACTTTTCCAATAATAAAGAGCACAAACAGCTTTGTAATTTTATTGGAGAAATAGCACCGTCGTTTGGCCTCGACCCTTTAGATTTTATGAGAGTTAATCCATTCGCAGATATATCAAACCCTATTGATGAAATTAAGCAACTTGTAAATGGGGCTGAGAGAAACAGCACTGCTGCTAATATTGAAAAGTTATCAGCTAAAGTTCACTCATTAATGGTGAGTAGACAGTCTACAGAGACGGACCAAGAGTCTGATAGGGTCAGTGTGCTAATTCAACAGGCAAGTTCAGGCTTAGCTCGTATATTAGTGAAGAAAGAAGAATATCTACAAGCATTCATCACGCTTGAAAATACCAGTGGAATGCGTTTTTGTGAGAATGCGAGTTTGTGCTGGTTTTATGCTAAAAATCCAGTGGTACAAATGATATTCGAGACTAAAAGAAAGTTAGGTGGTGCATATTATGGGTTGAATGAACTTGCATTGATGTTAACAGTTGTGGATAAGAGTAAATTAGATCAATCTCTTGCTGAGAGTGCTAAGTTACTTAAGTCACAAGCTCCCTTAAAAATAACCAATTTTGATGAAAATATATTCAATGATAATCAATATGCCAAAATTGTCGAAATGGCGAGTCGAGCCAGAGACCCTATCAGTTATTTACACGAACAGGCAAACCTATGTTTAGATGATTTCAAAACCCTAGGTGAATATACAGACAGATTAGACCCTGATTACCTTAAGGCTAGGTTCCGAACTCAACAAATTACTTTTGATAATTTAACCGAGGCCGTTCATGCTCATCCCGAGCAAGTACTCGTTAAGATAGACATTGAAGATCACTATGATGATGCTTTGATTATCGTTGCTTATCTGCAAAATAACGAAATAATTGCTAACGGTTATTCTTTCAACTTACCTAAAAATCTTATCAACGATGTTGCAGCATTTGTGGCTAACAACAAAGAGGCCACTACCGAGTGGGATTTTGATTTTATCGATTGGAAAAGGATGCTTCCAAGTCACTTAGGTAAAATTTCGATACTACCTTCATTTTTTGCTTCGCATATACCTTGGACTGCAACCGGTAAAGCGGGAGAAAAGCTGTATCAATTAGTCAGCGAGATAAATTGGCTACCTTCACTAATGTATTTATACGAACAAGTTAAATACTCAGATGAAAAAAGCCAGCTGACTAGCCTATGTGGTGGTGATACTTTATTTGAAAAACTCGCGGTACAAGCCTGTACAGAAGCTAGTGTTACTCAATCTATGGATGAAGTTGTTAATCAGTTAACCCACTCTAGCGTTTTTAGTTTTTATGGTCATTGTGAACATAAACATCCAGACAGACCTTCATTATTATTTAAAGATTATGTTATTCGAGATGTTGAGATGCGTCTTGGCGTACGAGGAGCTGAACGCATCGAATTGTGGGCGTGTCAAAGTGGTTCGAATATTCCTCTACATTTTTTGCCTAGCCAGGTGAATGAAGCCTTCGGTATGGATATGAGAATGCTAGAGTACGGTGCTAAAACCGCTATAGGTTCTCTGTGGGCTGTTCCTGAGTTAGTTACGGCACATATAAAAGCAAAATACGATAAGCTTGTTACAAGCGGTTTAGGGGCATCTGAAGCACTGCTTAGTGCTCAACGTTGGTGGGTTGAAAGAGGTGCTGATGAGGAGTTAAGTAAAATCACTACCATTGGTGAAAAAGAGTACCTAAGGACGCTTGGTTGCCATTATACAAAAAATCAAGCGATGGAATCACTGATGGGGCCTGTACTTGCAAGTAGTGCTAATAAATCCAAGTTTGATGTAAGTGTATTGGAGAGTTCATTTAAGCACCCTTCAGCATGGTCAGGCATGCGTTTTTGCGGTATAAGCGAACAGCAAAATATTTTTATTCCTAGAGTCGAGTTGTCATCAGCTCAACTACAGCAATTGAGTACTTTAATTTTACAAATGGATTTACAGGCAGGCTTTGTAAAAAATGCGAGATAACTACTTACCCATTACCGATTGGTCTTTTATTGGAAGGCAAAAGTATGTTGATAAAAATCGATTAGTTATTGAATTGGTCATTGAGCAAGCGCTTGAGGATTTTGATGAGAAAACCATATCTGTAGCATTTGGTCGTCAAGCTAGCTCGGTCGCCAAGATTATAGACCTATTTTTGCTTAGTCATTTTTGTGTTGATCGCTTGCCTACAGCTATACCCAAAGATATCAAACTTTTCAGTCAGCTGGCATTCTGGGTTAGGTATAAAACCGCTGGACATGTACATGTCGGGAGTGAGTCCCGTAAGCAGGCTTTAGTTGAAAGTGAGCAGGGCCTGTCCGAATCTAAAGTGGCAAATATCGATTTGGATTTGCAAGTATTATCAAAGAATCTAAAAAAACTCAATCAACATGTTGCACCTGATTTGATTGGATATTGGTTGCAAGCTAATAAAAAACTGCTAAATGAATTACCTACATTTGAAGATTTCTCGCAGGTTGTCGAAATAGAAAATGATGTGTCTGATACTCAAAAAACTCGCTATAAGGTGGATGCTTCTTTTAGGTACTTGTATCTGTTCCTCAATATTGCAGAACACATAGATACTGTTGAACGTTATGAAAATAAATATTTTGTGAAAGGCCTTAATCGTCCTCAATATGTCGCAGGTAATTCAGAAACTCATCAAACTAAGCATCAAGTTAGGCAGACAATTAAACAAATAATCAATCGATTTCATGCAATTTTTACAGAGACTGGTGATAATGATGTTCTTATTCGTGCATTGTTTAAATCTATTGCCAAAAAAGCAGTGCTTGATGTGTATGAGATAAGCAAAAATGAGCCATATTATTCTGATTACACTCAAAAAATAATACAACTAAAAGCT
The nucleotide sequence above comes from Shewanella sp. Arc9-LZ. Encoded proteins:
- a CDS encoding McrC family protein is translated as MTRLKSSDVTVREFALLTNEGDDRSIDCHSIPKSAFEWLLANGVSSGEKQRELVKVKRYGKSIALQVVNFVGVLETPCRTRIEILPKTTTDECNPEIARKILLKMLASVDKLKLEDFQQSHLQLLKQPLYEVLIAYFLKSVAKLVKQGIRSEYQRIERESSFLKGQLLVAKQLRQRPGRQHYFQVSHDIYHANRAENRLLHSSLKQVFKWARTSTNQRLARELLLVFSDIKESADFVHDFRLWTDNRSLAHYRPLKPWCELILSYQSPVAMVGNNNGLSFLFPMEQLFERYVAKQLKRQLPTHLKLREQVSSHCLTHHNGNDWFRLKPDIVVYDKSKVVTVMDTKWKLLDASLNTTKHKYNLSQSDLYQLFAYGEKYLQGKGELYLIYPKHIGFIEPLANFEFKPGLRLNVVPYDLETDLCYLPEFDLSYSLPNKAC
- a CDS encoding CHAT domain-containing protein, producing MDVKAQMDFANYARLQNEVTTKNVKPNYHKYNTEGRRLTDYDDKDSLKKALRCFEKALALASKNEYTRASAYHELGVFYFTHFAHLLGAPQSNLNKAVSFFSRAIESKQRQQFPDKHASSLSQLGATYRRAANEHLFPLSRQDCLSKSQQLHEAALRVLDGDIPIFIRLNSQSIISFNLAATLLDANKIVEACDAQAKAFQCFIDAIEWAQSNFPNKGLEGYMSLKPDQILPLTVARLSHFSNNKEHKQLCNFIGEIAPSFGLDPLDFMRVNPFADISNPIDEIKQLVNGAERNSTAANIEKLSAKVHSLMVSRQSTETDQESDRVSVLIQQASSGLARILVKKEEYLQAFITLENTSGMRFCENASLCWFYAKNPVVQMIFETKRKLGGAYYGLNELALMLTVVDKSKLDQSLAESAKLLKSQAPLKITNFDENIFNDNQYAKIVEMASRARDPISYLHEQANLCLDDFKTLGEYTDRLDPDYLKARFRTQQITFDNLTEAVHAHPEQVLVKIDIEDHYDDALIIVAYLQNNEIIANGYSFNLPKNLINDVAAFVANNKEATTEWDFDFIDWKRMLPSHLGKISILPSFFASHIPWTATGKAGEKLYQLVSEINWLPSLMYLYEQVKYSDEKSQLTSLCGGDTLFEKLAVQACTEASVTQSMDEVVNQLTHSSVFSFYGHCEHKHPDRPSLLFKDYVIRDVEMRLGVRGAERIELWACQSGSNIPLHFLPSQVNEAFGMDMRMLEYGAKTAIGSLWAVPELVTAHIKAKYDKLVTSGLGASEALLSAQRWWVERGADEELSKITTIGEKEYLRTLGCHYTKNQAMESLMGPVLASSANKSKFDVSVLESSFKHPSAWSGMRFCGISEQQNIFIPRVELSSAQLQQLSTLILQMDLQAGFVKNAR
- a CDS encoding McrB family protein, with translation MWVNEVLMARYCGDRNSELLIANARRFKETCLVQGKSLFTNEVVWTGENCNELIINFVNKPDAGNGDFFEKLETQLVTTSANAKVLAAEMLWLMFLCPSNTGPESKRVSIERVFAWSGLQMTPALKDEYLSDHSLTGIGSAGTAYNTGRWRELVYLMRFTAAFLKLNKQEKIDLLSDHLRFSEWLEQLPENESRQLRHMLLFLFFPDFNERIFGNTDRCSILVSLTDITKSQYNKMKCRERDAALLTLRQKFEQKFDTAEIDYYAEPLSTIWKNAGTDAVSHVKESKEDYIVSKQSAISLNQILYGPPGTGKTYHTINEALAIVDPESLQGNLSRAELKSKFDLFVLSGQIVFTTFHQSFSYEDFVEGLRAESENGQLNYKVESGIFKQICERANEGVTETDDPFDQALTIFTDALASHDGLMTLKTITGKEFEVEYSGGSTLLVYPKSNKLLKQGYSASLTLVRQLYRTGSKKGIYNPSYVDGVLRYLKSDCGLKNYLSQSPHSPVKPFVLIIDEINRGNISNIFGELITLIERSKRAGGIESLTVKLPYSKEPFSVPSNLHIIGTMNTADKSLAQVDIALRRRFEFVEMMPKHELLEGIVIDGIDVAKMLKTINQRIELLYDREHTIGHSFFLPLKDDKSIGRLARIFELEILPLLEEYFFEDWERVGQVLGDHFKKANPELKFIKEKFTGTDTEPSVSELMGKDWAQDGIRPYKRNIAVFTNSEAYIGIYDSPQK